The region AGCGCGCTGAAAGGCCATTCCGTGGACGAGGTTTAATATGCCAAAGATTGTTATTTTGCCTCATCAGGATCTCTGTCCCGATGGCGCAGTTCTGGAAGCTGAGACCGGTGAAACCATTCTCGATGTCGCCCTGCGTAACGGGATCGAGATTGAACACGCCTGTGAAAAATCCTGTGCCTGCACGACCTGTCATTGCATCGTGCGTGAAGGTTTCGACTCTTTGCCGGAAAGCACGGAAGAAGAAGACG is a window of Citrobacter sp. Marseille-Q6884 DNA encoding:
- the fdx gene encoding ISC system 2Fe-2S type ferredoxin, with translation MPKIVILPHQDLCPDGAVLEAETGETILDVALRNGIEIEHACEKSCACTTCHCIVREGFDSLPESTEEEDDMLDKAWGLEPESRLSCQARVTEDDLVVEIPRYTINHAREH